GGGCTGATTGAACCGCTCCAATTTGCAATGGAAGCTGCTGGATATGAAGTTTTGACGGCCCATGATGGTAATGAAGGAGTCATGAAAATTGAGCGAGACGCCCCGGATCTGGTGCTGCTAGACCTTGTAATGCCCCGTCGTAGCGGTTTCGCAGTCCTTGAAAGCATGACAGACAAGAAGCCCCGCGCCCCCCGAATTGTGATGGTCACGGGAAATACGGAACCGAAATATAGAGAACTCGCCATGGAACGAGGCGTTGATCGCTTTATCGCCAAGCCCTATCAGATCGAAGAACTGGTCGAGGTTGTCCACGAGCTATTGGCATCAGAGCAAACATCCGGATGATGAACTAATATGGCTACCAAGTTCACTCCTTATTGAGTTTACTATCTATCTTAAATCATTGTGCTTCAGAAGATGATTCGTCGCAGACTCGTTCAAACGTTTCCAGATCAATTTCCCTGAGAGCAATTGCTGCTTCTGAGCTTAATCTGTGATCGAGTTGTAATTCCATTTGTAATTTTGCTGCCGGGCTTATTTCAGAATGGCCTTTTAACTCCTCTTTTGATTCATCTATGATCTTCACCAGAACGGGTACCGCTTTAATCGCCTTCGGTCCCAAATTTTTCAATGATGTTGCTGCAGCAACACGAGAAATTCCATATTTTTTTTCATTCAGCGTATCAATCAGCGTCTGAATGACTTCCGGTTTCGCAGAACCGATCGCTCCCAGCGCATTCACCATCGAACTACGAGTTAATTCCTGCTGGCGCTTACTATGTCTGTCTGGATTATTAAGCAATTTTAAAGCATCGAGTATTGCGGGAACCGCTGGTTCTGATTGAGATCCCAATTGTCCCAGCGCCAATGCTGCCTCACTTTGACAGCTAAGACTCTCATCAAATAACATTTCTGAGAGAGCGTCAATGACTCTTTTGTCGGGCGTTCCTACCTTACATATCGATTTGGCAGCAATCACTCGAACGGTAGCGACCGGGTCTTTCAATGCCAGTAGCACTTTCGGAAGCACTGCTTCCGCGCGCTTACCAAATAGCCCAATATGATAGATTGATTCTGCGCGTATACTTCCACTAGGATCTTTCAATAATTCGACTAAGATCGGAAGTGTTTCCGCTGCTTTTGTAGTATCTATGTGGGCAATTGCCTGTGCCGCAGAAAATCTGACGTTCTTATCCTCGTCATTCAAGGCTTGAATTAAAGCCTGTGCCACCTGTTGATTTTCATGACCAGGTGCGATTTTACTCAACATATACATAGCTTGAGTTCTTGTCTTGGTCTCTTCCGCAGGCTGTACTTTTTCAACCAAGCCTGAAATGGAATCAGATCCAAGCTCAGTAAAAGCCAGACTGAGAGTCGGCGCATAAACGGTTTTGGGATTCGAATCAAGTAATTCGATGAGCCGTGGGACTGCCAGTTCCGTTACCTCATTTAATTTTACTTTTTTGAGAGCTTTTTCCGTTTCAGGTACGTTGAAGGATTCCACTGCTTGGACCAGTTCTTCGACTGCCTGACTTTGGGTATTATGCCCCGTAAGATAAATCAGCAAGCCAATGGCTACGAACACCAAACAGGCTACTAAGAAGATCTCTCTAGTATTTATCCACGAAGTTGGTTTGGATTGAGACATAATTATTTTCGTTAGATACCAGCGATGAGATTGATGAATAGAACTGAAAGCTAAAAAGCAAACGATTGATAATCATAGAAAAAACAAAATAATTTCAACCACCACCAATGGCGGGCAGGAAGTGTATTTCACTTTCGGAAGAAACTTTCTGCGACAAACCGCGGGGCGTCACATTTTGGTCGACGGTCACCGAAGTCCCCGCCCTGAGTTTCCCCTCAGGGCAAAGTCGCTCCATTACCCCTGGGTACTCGTTGTCCAGAGACTGTACCGCTTCCAGAACCGTGGTTCCCTCCACAATCATTTCTTCCTTTCCTCCACAGTAAGATCTCAGCAACGGTGGAATGAATAAACGCGGCATTCTCGATGCTACTCCTGATCAAGATTCCTTTTGCTTCTTCAAGAGTTCATGCAGTACACGCGGAGGCGACATCGGTAGCTCATCCATGCGTACTCCGACAGCATCATAAATGGCAGCCGCAAGTGCAGCCGGTGGTGGCACAATGGGAACTTCTCCGACTCCGCGTACTCCAAACGGATGGCCGGGATTAGGAACTTCCACAATAATCGTGTCAATCATCGGTAAATCGTAACAAGTGGGGATACGGTAATCGAGGAAGTTCGCGTTCCGCATACTGCCATCCTCGTCATACCAGTATTCTTCATTGAGCCCCCAACCAATTCCCTGAACCGCCCCGCCCTGAATCTGCCCTTCGACGTATGCAGGATGAATCGCGGTCCCACAGTCCTGTGCTGCAGTGTACCGCAAAATATCTACTTTTCCGGTATCGGGGTCCACTTCGACATCAACAACATGGGTACCAAAAGCACCACCGGGCTCGTTATGATTGGAAACACCACGTCCTACCAATGGCTCTCCTACTGCACTGAGTTCGACGGCGATCTCTTTAAAGGAAACTTTCTTGTCCGGCCCCAGGACATAACCATCCTCATAGGAAACCTGGTCAGGATCAACTTCCCACAGATCTGCTGCACGAGCGACAATCTGACGTTGTAAATCTTTGCCGGCTTCGTAAGCAGCCCAGCCTGTTGCATACGTCACGCGACTTCCACCTGTGACATCGGTGTAACCCACACTGTCGGTATCAACCACAGCTGGTTTGATGTCCTCAGCAGCAATTCCCAATGTTTCTGCAAACTGCATGGCAATCGCAGTCCGTGAGCCTCCGATGTCCGTTGAACCCTCCAGAAGTGAAACGGAACCGTCAGAGTTCACCGTTGCAGTCACTGCTGATTTCAGGCCTGCGTTAAACCAGAAACCGGAAGCGATTCCTCGTCCCCGATGTTGGCCTTCCAACGGGCTTTTGAAGTGATCACTTTCTTTAATCGCTTCTAACGTTTCAACTAGTCCAATACGGGGATAGGTGACTCCGTCAACACGACGCGTGCCTTCTTTGGAAGCATTCAGCAGGCGGAAATCGACGGGGGCCATTCCAAGTTTTTCACAAAGCTCCTCCACCACTGTTTCGGTGGCAAACGCAGCATTGGTGGCACCTGGTGCGCGGTATGCATTCGTACGCGGCTTGTTGACACAAACATCGAAACCTTCCACTCTCCCGTTTGGTACATCATAGCAGGAGAAAACACACATCGCCCCTGCTCCAATTGGAGAACCTGGATAAGCCCCCGCTTCATACGCCAGCCAGGCATCAGCGGCGGTAATATGACCATCGGCATCCACGCCCATCTTAATTTTGATGTGGGAACCGGGAGTCGGTCCGGTTGCCTGTAGTACGTCAGTTCGGTCCATCACAACTTGAACGGGTGCCCCCGCAATGCGAGACAACGTAGCGGCAACTGGCGCCAAATAAACGGAGATCTTGCCACCAAAGCCGCCCCCAATTTCGGCAGGAACAACTTTGACGCGTGCCAGTGGAACGTCTAATAATTCTGCCACCTGTTGACGAACTGAAAACGTGCCCTGGGTCGAAGTCCAGACAGTGATCTGGCCATCATTGTTCCACAGTGCCGTCGCCACGTGCGGTTCGATATACCCCTGATGCACGGTTGACGTGTTGAATTCTCTCTCAACAACGTACTTCGCATCAGCAAATCCTTTTTCAATATCACCTTTCTCAAACAGAAAATGTTTAGCGATATTAGTGTGTTTATCCCCTTTTTCACCAGTAGCGGCTTCTTCCGTTCGTACATCCGGATTCAATACCGGTGCTTCATCGGACATTGCTTTCAGCACATCCAGGACGGGAGGCAAGATTTCATATTCCACTTCGATCAGATTGGCTGCTTCCTGCGCGATATGAATGTTATCCGCGGCGACCGCGGCGATAGAATGCCCCTTGTAAAGTACTTTGGTGCGTGCCAGGTTGTTACTGCTGAGATGATTTAGAACAACAGATCCTTCTCCCAGTTCCGCAATTTTATCGCCAGGCTCTGGCAAGTCCGCACTGGTAATCACAGCACGCACTCCAGGTAGCGCTTTAGCTTTCGAAGTATCAATCGACTTAATATTGGCATGCGCATGAGGACTACGGAGAATCGCCCCGTAAATCATACCTTTGACTTTAATATCCGCCCCATACAAGGCACGCCCTGTCACTTTGTCGGCTCCATCATGACGAATGGGGCGTGTTCCGATTACTTTATATTTAGGAGTTTCGTCACTTCCCTCTGCTGCTTTGGTTTCATCAATGGTCGCCATTAGACAGTCTCCTTCTCACATGAGGCAGATTGTTCCGCCCTTGTTTCCGCAGCTTGTTGAATTGCACGCACAATTTTGTCATATCCGGTGCAACGACACAAATTCCCTGCCATCGCAAAACGAATCTCTTCTTCGGTCGGACTAGGATTCTCATCCAGAAATGCTTTGGCTGCCATAATATACCCAGGAGTACAGATGCCACACTGTAACGCGGCATTTTCCAGAAAGGCTTCCTGCAAAGGATCCAGACCATCGCCAGGAGCCAAGCCTTCGATCGTCTCAATCTCGGCTCCTTCGGCTTCCATTGCCAGGATCATACAGCTATTGACTGCGCGGCCGTCAATGACGACAGAACAGGCACCACAGTTCCCATTCGAACAACCTTCTTTGGCACCGGTCAGATTTAATGTGTCGCGCAATACTTCGAGTAAAGTCTGCCTGGGCTGGCAGAGGAACTCCTCTTCGCGGCCATTAATAGTCGCGGTTACGATCCGTTTCTTCGCCATCGAAAAGTCCTTATTTAAAATTCTGATTATCATTTATTTGTTTGAGATTTTAGATGCTTCGATAAAAAATAACATCGGGCATCAACCGCGAGCACGCTCTACCGCCTTTTTGATTACACGTTCGGTTAGCACTCCCGTTACATGATTCCGAAACTCTTCTGTTCCTCGCATATCAGTTATGGGATGAATCACAGCTCGTGCGGCCGCGGCTGCTTTTTGAATTGATTCATCATTCACAGGCTGACCAGCTAAAATCTCGCTGGCTTCCTGAGCATAAAATGGTTTTGCAGCGACAGCGCCCAGTCCAATGCGAACTGAAACAAAATTCTCGCCGCTCTCATCCAAAACAACTGAAGCGGCGACACCCACAACCGCAATATCCATCTCATTTCGAGGGATGAACCGACGGTAATGCGACCCGCTATGTGATGGGCGAGGTGGAAAACGCAATTCCACAATAATCTCACCTTGCTCTAACACGTTTTGGCCAGGCCCCGTACAAAACTCATCGACGGGGATTTCGCGCGTCCCGTCAGGACCTGCAATCACAACTATTGCTTCCAAGGCAATCAAAGCGGGTGTTGAATCGGCGGCCGCGCCTGCATTCGCCAGATTACCACCCACACTGGCCCGGTTTTGAATCTGCATGCCACCAATAATGTTGCTACTATCGGTAATAGCTGAATATTTTTCTACAATCCCCGGATGTCCGTAAATCTGATAACAGGGAACCGCGGCTCCCAATCGCAGACCTTGCTCATTGAGTTCGAGTGCCATCAATTCCGGGATTTTTTTCAAATCGACAATCAGATCGGCAGACAGCCTGCCCGTTCGCACATGATCGATCAGGTCGGTCCCTCCCGCCAATGGACGGGCATTCCCATTATTTTTGGCTAATAAGCCGACAGCATCAGCCAATGAAGTGGGGGCTTCATAGTCAAAATCACGCATAGCAGGTTCGTCCCTCTCCAAATTGTCTTAGTCGTCTTCCCTATTACATGTGAATCTCAGATCATTGATCGCGATTCACAGAAGCTCTATTATCAACCACGAGTGATATAACATCAATGCAACCAAAGACGAACAACCACCGGATTTCCTAATTTTATAATTTCCTTAAGAATAAAGCCTCTTCACGTACTGACAAGTCTTGTCACCCCCGCTGATGAGACGAGAAAAGTTCTGATTGCATTCCCCGCAGCACTTACCTCACCTATTGGGATTTGTTAACCTGCTTCCCAACTAACAAATTTTAGGGAAGAATAGGCTTCCACCGGACCCTATTCAAGAGGCCAAATCCAACACTCTCAGGAGTGCCAGCGTAAAATTACTGACAGGACGTCAGTAATCAAAGTCCTCCGATGTATTATTATCCCTTGTCCAGTGGTCTCAAATAAAATCGAAACCGCACAAGAACAAAGTGCAGACTGCACTCTGAGGCAGGTTATATAAGTGGCACGAAAAAAAGCATCTTCAAGCCTGAATCAAAAATTTGAGCAGCGAACACAGGAGCTTGGCCAACAGATTTGGGGGCTGCTGGAACGTCGCGAACCAACCATGTTTGAAAAACGCTGGTGGGATGATCGAATTCTTTCCTGGGCAATGGCGGATGAATCAGTCAAAGTGCAAATGTTCCGCTTCGTGGATGTCCTGCCGATGCTCCGTTCTCACGAGTCGATCGTCAGCCACCTGCAGGAATATTTTGAAGATGTTCGCAAGCATCTTCCCTGGGCGGCTCGCATTGGGCTTGAATTATCACAGCCAAATTCTGTTTTGGGTCGTGCCCTGGCTTTGAATGCCCGCTCCAATGCCAGACGTATGGCCAGCCGCTTCATTGCCGGTTCAACTGTGGAACAAGTTCATCATACTGTTGATCGACTCAGAAGCGAGAATTTCGCGTTCACGCTCGATCTGCTCGGCGAAGCGGTGATCAGTGAGAAAGAGGCTGAGTCCTACCTGCAAGCTTATCTTGATCTGATCAAGGGACTCTCCCCGCGTGTCAAAAAATGGTCGGAAAACGTACAACTCGACTGGGATAACCAGGGACACCTGCCAAGAACCAATGTTTCGATTAAATTATCGGCCTTATGCAGTCAATTCAAACCAACCGATCCTGTGGGCACAATGGCTGCAGTGCAACCTCGCTTAAAACGGTTACTGCGTTGTGCCATGCAGCATGATGCTTATCTGCATGTCGACATGGAGCAGAATTCTTATAAGCCACTGACCCTGGAGATTTTTAAACAGACTCTGATGGAAAAGGAATTCCGCGATTTCGACAATGTGGGCATTGTGATTCAGGCGTATCAACCCGAGGCCGAAAAGGATCTGAAGGACCTCTTAAAATGGACTAAAAAACGTAAAACCCCGATCTGGATTCGACTCGTCAAAGGAGCATACTGGGATTATGAAACCATCACATCCCAATATCATGGCTGGCCGATTCCCGTGTATCAGGAAAAATGGGAATCCGATGCCAATTTTGAAAAACTGACTCAGATACTGCTGGAAAACTACCAGTGGTTACGTCCTGCTTTTGGTAGCCATAATATGCGGAGCCTGGCCCACGCCATCGCCGTTGCCCATGAACTGGATATTCCCCCTTCCGCTTATGAAATCCAAATGCTGTATGGCATGGGGAAAGAACAGGCCCAGGTCTTTGCAGAAATGGGCCATCGCGTTCGTATTTATACTCCTTTCGGTGAATTAATACCCGGCATGGCCTATCTGGTCAGGCGTTTGCTGGAAAACACGTCCAACGACTCATTCCTTCGACAAAGCTTTAGTGAGCACGTCAATCTGGAGACCTTGATGATGAATCCTTCCGACCATGCCAAACAAACCTCTGAAAAGAACGCTTCAGACGACACAACGAGCGGTTTCCAAAACGAACCGCTTATTGATTTTAGCCTGGAAGAATCCCGCACTCAAATGCAGGAAGCTCTGGAAACTGTCGCAGATCAGCTAGGAAAAGAATACCCACTGTTAATTAATGGTCGTGCAATCGATACCAAAACCACAATTACGTCTCGCAACCCATCGCACCACGATGAAGCAGTGGGTACGGTCTCATCAGCCTCAGCCGATGATGCCATCGATGCCATTGATGCCGCCCGTCGTGCTTTTCCGTCATGGTCAAAAACAGAGCCACAGTATCGGTCTGAATACCTCGAACTGATCGCCGCCAACATGCGTCGACGGCGTTTCGAGCTGGCCGCCTGGATCGTCTACGAATGTGGTAAGCCGTGGGAAGAAGCAGATGGTGATGTCGCAGAAGCCATTGACTTTTGCATGTACTATGCCAACCAAATGCGTCGACTGGCAGAGCCTCTGAACTGTAATGTTCCCGGCGAAGAAAACGCTTATTTCTATCGCCCCAGGGGAACTGTCGCCGTGATTGCTCCCTGGAACTTCCCACTGGCGATTCTGACAGGCATGACCGCGGCCGCATTGGTCACTGGAAACACAGTCGTCATGAAGCCGGCAGAGCAATCATCAGTCGTTGCTGCGAAACTCATGGATTTGATTCATGAATCGGGTATTCCGGATGGCGTTGTTAATTTTCTCCCCGGGATCGGTGAAGAAGTCGGTCCGGAACTGGTAGGCAGTCCCGATGTAGAACTCATCACCTTTACCGGCTCGCGTGATGTAGGCCTGGCAATCAACGAATCGGCATCAGAAACAGACCTTAGACAGAACATGGTTAAACGAGTCATTGCCGAAATGGGTGGAAAAAATGCGATCATTATTGACGATGATGCCGATCTCGATGAAGCCGTTCTCGGTGTGATGCATTCCGCATTTAATTACGCAGGTCAGAAATGTTCTGCCTGCTCACGAGTCATCGTCCTGGAATCGATTCATGACACATTTGTAGAACGTCTGGTGGAGGCCACTAAGAGCCTGAAAATTGGCCCTGCTGAAGAACCGGGAACCATTGTTGGACCGGTCATCGACGAAGATGCCAAACAGAGAATTCTTGAATACATTGAAACAGGGAAAGAGGAAGCAACACTGGCATTGGCCTGTGAGGCAACAGAACTGAACGAAGAAGGATATTATGTCGGCCCTCATATTTTCACAGACGTCGATTCCACATGCCAGATTGCACAAGAAGAAATTTTTGGACCGGTTCTGGCTGTTATGAAAGCAGACGATATGGACGAAGCGATCTCGATTGCCAACGACACCCCGTATGCATTAACGGCAGGTATCTATAGTCGCAGCCCGGCTAATCTGAACAGGGCCAGACGTGATCTGGTTGCCGGCAACATTTATTTGAATCGTAACATCACCGGTGCAATGGTCGAACGGCATCCATTCGGCGGTTTCAAAATGTCAGGTATCGGCAGCAAAACAGGCGGACCGGATTACCTGCTCCAATTTCTGATTCCCGTTAATGTCACCGAGAACACAATGCGTCGCGGATTTGCACCCACGGCCGTCGGCGACGATTCTGAGGAAGAACAATAACGGAACAGCAAGACAGTCAGAAAACGCTTATCCGTAACATGACAACTTGTTTTTCACATAGACAAAATCACGCTTTAGAAATAGGACAAAATATAAGTTCCGATAAGCAGAACCTGAATCCAGCTACCTCTTAGTTAATAGGGCTCCTGTAGTTGCAAGCACTTAAAATAGTTTTATTTAGCATCATTGCAGCAATCGTATTCGGCATCATTCACGATCAATTTACAGTTAGAATCTGCTTAGAGTATTTCACTATTGGTCACCCAATAATTTTCAATACCACTTCACCTACACTTCTTGCCTTAGGCTGGGGTATAATTGCAACATGGTGGGTTGGACTGATCCTTGGCTGTCTTTTGGCAACCTCTGCCAGAGTCGGTAAAAAATCAAAATTAACATTGTCTCAAATAATGCCTGACATATTCAAATTACTTGCTCTTATGGGTATTTTCTCTTTTATCGCGGGCATCACTGGGTACATTCTCGCAAGTCAAGGTGTGGTGCACCTCGTTGAGCCAATGTTTAGTAGAGTGCCTGCTACAAAACATGTTGCGTTTCTCACAGATCTTTGGGCACATAGCGCCAGTTACCTTATTGGCGTACTGGGTGGCATCGTTTTAACTATAAAAATTTGGCGTTCGCGTACTGAATCAAAAGTGCCCAAATCGCCCTAACAAAGCGATGCCGCGAAACTGGAATTTCTCATAAAATCCAACTCCAATAAGAATCAATTTGAACAATGCACAACCTCATATCCCAGCGTTTTTATCCTCTGATCGTATCATGGTGCTTTGTCATTGCTTTAATGATGGGCTTGGATAATGCCAACAGTAGTGACTGGCCGATGTGGCGTCAAAATGCGGGGCGAACCGGGGTAACAACGGAATCACTGCCTGAAACACTCTCGCTGAAATGGGTACGAAAGTTGCCAGAAATCACGCCTGCGTTTCACAATGCACGTTTGCAATTTGATGCCGGTTATGAACCAATCGTGGCTGATGGCGTTCTGCTCATCGCGTCTTCCCGTAACGATTCGGTCACGGCGTACGAAGCAGCGACAGGCCGTGAACTCTGGGTGTATCATACAAATGGGCCAGTCCGATTCGCCCCTGCAGTCTGGAAGAATTACGTCTGCTTTGGATCTGACGATGGCTTTCTCTATTGTGTTGAACTGTCAACGGGAAAGTTACGTTGGAAACACCGTGCAGTACCTAACGAACGGCGTTTGCTTGGAAATCAACGTTTGATTTCGGTGTGGCCTGTCCGCGGCGGGCCAGTCGTGTCAGAGGGTATTGTCTACTTCGCCGCAGGCGTCTGGCCATTTGAGGGGGTTTTCGTCTATGCAATGGATATCGCAACGGGCAAAGTGATCTGGCGGAACGAGCGACTCGGATATCTGTTCGGACAACAGCCACACAATACGAAAGCGATTGGAGGTCTGGCGCCGCAAGGCTATCTGATCATCAATGGCGATGA
The Gimesia aquarii DNA segment above includes these coding regions:
- a CDS encoding response regulator transcription factor; protein product: MNISPQKRILIIDDDEGLIEPLQFAMEAAGYEVLTAHDGNEGVMKIERDAPDLVLLDLVMPRRSGFAVLESMTDKKPRAPRIVMVTGNTEPKYRELAMERGVDRFIAKPYQIEELVEVVHELLASEQTSG
- a CDS encoding HEAT repeat domain-containing protein; its protein translation is MSQSKPTSWINTREIFLVACLVFVAIGLLIYLTGHNTQSQAVEELVQAVESFNVPETEKALKKVKLNEVTELAVPRLIELLDSNPKTVYAPTLSLAFTELGSDSISGLVEKVQPAEETKTRTQAMYMLSKIAPGHENQQVAQALIQALNDEDKNVRFSAAQAIAHIDTTKAAETLPILVELLKDPSGSIRAESIYHIGLFGKRAEAVLPKVLLALKDPVATVRVIAAKSICKVGTPDKRVIDALSEMLFDESLSCQSEAALALGQLGSQSEPAVPAILDALKLLNNPDRHSKRQQELTRSSMVNALGAIGSAKPEVIQTLIDTLNEKKYGISRVAAATSLKNLGPKAIKAVPVLVKIIDESKEELKGHSEISPAAKLQMELQLDHRLSSEAAIALREIDLETFERVCDESSSEAQ
- a CDS encoding MoaD/ThiS family protein produces the protein MPRLFIPPLLRSYCGGKEEMIVEGTTVLEAVQSLDNEYPGVMERLCPEGKLRAGTSVTVDQNVTPRGLSQKVSSESEIHFLPAIGGG
- a CDS encoding xanthine dehydrogenase family protein molybdopterin-binding subunit, which gives rise to MATIDETKAAEGSDETPKYKVIGTRPIRHDGADKVTGRALYGADIKVKGMIYGAILRSPHAHANIKSIDTSKAKALPGVRAVITSADLPEPGDKIAELGEGSVVLNHLSSNNLARTKVLYKGHSIAAVAADNIHIAQEAANLIEVEYEILPPVLDVLKAMSDEAPVLNPDVRTEEAATGEKGDKHTNIAKHFLFEKGDIEKGFADAKYVVEREFNTSTVHQGYIEPHVATALWNNDGQITVWTSTQGTFSVRQQVAELLDVPLARVKVVPAEIGGGFGGKISVYLAPVAATLSRIAGAPVQVVMDRTDVLQATGPTPGSHIKIKMGVDADGHITAADAWLAYEAGAYPGSPIGAGAMCVFSCYDVPNGRVEGFDVCVNKPRTNAYRAPGATNAAFATETVVEELCEKLGMAPVDFRLLNASKEGTRRVDGVTYPRIGLVETLEAIKESDHFKSPLEGQHRGRGIASGFWFNAGLKSAVTATVNSDGSVSLLEGSTDIGGSRTAIAMQFAETLGIAAEDIKPAVVDTDSVGYTDVTGGSRVTYATGWAAYEAGKDLQRQIVARAADLWEVDPDQVSYEDGYVLGPDKKVSFKEIAVELSAVGEPLVGRGVSNHNEPGGAFGTHVVDVEVDPDTGKVDILRYTAAQDCGTAIHPAYVEGQIQGGAVQGIGWGLNEEYWYDEDGSMRNANFLDYRIPTCYDLPMIDTIIVEVPNPGHPFGVRGVGEVPIVPPPAALAAAIYDAVGVRMDELPMSPPRVLHELLKKQKES
- a CDS encoding (2Fe-2S)-binding protein produces the protein MAKKRIVTATINGREEEFLCQPRQTLLEVLRDTLNLTGAKEGCSNGNCGACSVVIDGRAVNSCMILAMEAEGAEIETIEGLAPGDGLDPLQEAFLENAALQCGICTPGYIMAAKAFLDENPSPTEEEIRFAMAGNLCRCTGYDKIVRAIQQAAETRAEQSASCEKETV
- a CDS encoding FAD binding domain-containing protein, which encodes MRDFDYEAPTSLADAVGLLAKNNGNARPLAGGTDLIDHVRTGRLSADLIVDLKKIPELMALELNEQGLRLGAAVPCYQIYGHPGIVEKYSAITDSSNIIGGMQIQNRASVGGNLANAGAAADSTPALIALEAIVVIAGPDGTREIPVDEFCTGPGQNVLEQGEIIVELRFPPRPSHSGSHYRRFIPRNEMDIAVVGVAASVVLDESGENFVSVRIGLGAVAAKPFYAQEASEILAGQPVNDESIQKAAAAARAVIHPITDMRGTEEFRNHVTGVLTERVIKKAVERARG
- the pruA gene encoding L-glutamate gamma-semialdehyde dehydrogenase; the protein is MARKKASSSLNQKFEQRTQELGQQIWGLLERREPTMFEKRWWDDRILSWAMADESVKVQMFRFVDVLPMLRSHESIVSHLQEYFEDVRKHLPWAARIGLELSQPNSVLGRALALNARSNARRMASRFIAGSTVEQVHHTVDRLRSENFAFTLDLLGEAVISEKEAESYLQAYLDLIKGLSPRVKKWSENVQLDWDNQGHLPRTNVSIKLSALCSQFKPTDPVGTMAAVQPRLKRLLRCAMQHDAYLHVDMEQNSYKPLTLEIFKQTLMEKEFRDFDNVGIVIQAYQPEAEKDLKDLLKWTKKRKTPIWIRLVKGAYWDYETITSQYHGWPIPVYQEKWESDANFEKLTQILLENYQWLRPAFGSHNMRSLAHAIAVAHELDIPPSAYEIQMLYGMGKEQAQVFAEMGHRVRIYTPFGELIPGMAYLVRRLLENTSNDSFLRQSFSEHVNLETLMMNPSDHAKQTSEKNASDDTTSGFQNEPLIDFSLEESRTQMQEALETVADQLGKEYPLLINGRAIDTKTTITSRNPSHHDEAVGTVSSASADDAIDAIDAARRAFPSWSKTEPQYRSEYLELIAANMRRRRFELAAWIVYECGKPWEEADGDVAEAIDFCMYYANQMRRLAEPLNCNVPGEENAYFYRPRGTVAVIAPWNFPLAILTGMTAAALVTGNTVVMKPAEQSSVVAAKLMDLIHESGIPDGVVNFLPGIGEEVGPELVGSPDVELITFTGSRDVGLAINESASETDLRQNMVKRVIAEMGGKNAIIIDDDADLDEAVLGVMHSAFNYAGQKCSACSRVIVLESIHDTFVERLVEATKSLKIGPAEEPGTIVGPVIDEDAKQRILEYIETGKEEATLALACEATELNEEGYYVGPHIFTDVDSTCQIAQEEIFGPVLAVMKADDMDEAISIANDTPYALTAGIYSRSPANLNRARRDLVAGNIYLNRNITGAMVERHPFGGFKMSGIGSKTGGPDYLLQFLIPVNVTENTMRRGFAPTAVGDDSEEEQ